The genome window TTGCCAGCGTAGCGGAAAGGACCGCCATGTAGACCATCAGAGTCAGGACCATTTCTTCACCCCAGTGCGGGGCTGTAAAGAAGGGGAAATAGCGGCCGGCTACAGTAACAGAGGTAATGATGATATCTCCGATCAGGAGAAGCTTGCAGATAAACAGCATGATCTTGTAAGTCCAGTCATAGACGGGCTTGATCTTTTCCAGCTTCTTAAAAATGGTTGGCATTCAGAAGCCTCCTTGGTATCATGTGTGAACGGACAGTGTCTCTCAGCAAAAATACGAATCGGGGGCGCAGGAGTTGGGCCCTGCACCCCCAACGGGTTCATTGTTTAATCGTCTTTTTCAGATCATTACTGCAGCGCCATGATCGCTTCATAGATTTCTTCCATGCCAGCGATATTCGCTTCCAGAACAGCCTTGGTAGCTTCCTGCCAGACGCTCTTGTCTTCCACTTCGTTGACAGTGCAGCCCATTTCGATCAGCTTGTTGTAAGCATCTTCCTGACGGGCCATAACGGACTTCTCGCATTCAGCCATCGCGTAATCGGCAGCTTCCTGAACCATAGCCTTCTGCTCATCGCTCAGCTTGTCGAAGCAGGAATCGGTAGCGATCAGTTCGATGGTGCCCAGGGTGTGGCCGTCACGGAGCATGTAGGGAGCAACTTCCTGGAAGGAGTTGGACAGGTAGTTGGTGATGGGCTGTTCAGCGCAGTCCACAACACCGGTCTGAAGCGCGCTGTACAGTTCACCGAAGGAAACGGGAGTGAAAGAGGCGCCCAGGCCCTGCAGCAGGCCGGTCATGATCGGGTCGTCAGACACGCGGATCTTCAGGCCCTTCAGGTCTTCGATGGTCTTGATGTCGACCTTGGAGAAGAAGTGACGATAGCCTTCTTCACCATAGGCCAGGCCGGTCCAGGGCTGACCAACTTCTTTGGCTTCAGCCAGCATTTCCTTGGCCAGGTCGCTCTTAACGAACTTCCAGTAGTGCTCTTCGCTGCCGAAGACGTAGGGCAGGGTCAGGAACACGCTCTTCTTTGCGCCATACTGATTCAGTGCGAAAGCGGAGATACGGACGATGTCAGCGGAAGTGTCGCCGCCCAGGATGTTGGCCAGGACTTCTTTTTCGCTGCCCAGAACGCCGCCGCCCTGGAGATCAACAACGATTTCACCGGCGGAAAGCTCTTCCAGCTTCGTCTTGAAAGCCCAGGCCACGTCGCTGACGACAGAGCCCTTCTCAGCGTTCTCTTCCAGAGTAGCGGGAACGGGGTTCACTTCAGCATAGGTCAGGGTAATCGGATCCGCAAAAGCGGCGGTGCAGCCCAGCAGCAGAGCCAGGGCCAGCAGGATACCAAAGAGTTTCTTCATGGGGTAGTCCTCCTTATGAAATTTCGGATGATCTCATCCTTCTGATGGCAATATCTAATCATATTCTCTCCATATTGTACATGGTATGAAAAAACATTATATATTGCAAAAAACGTCAATTTCAGTATAATGAGAGCAGGAAAAGATTGCGATTTGGGGTGATAAATATAGACGGCGCCTATGTTTCCGCGTTCAACGTATTGCAAGAAATGAGCAGGGACGACATAGAGGTCTATCATTACAACGACAGCGCAACCTATCATGTGCCGCCGCACCAGCATGACTTTTATGAGCTCTACTGCCTGCTGAACGGACCCTTTACCTTTCATGTGGAGAACAACCGATATGCCCTGAAACCGGGATCCCTGCTGCTGGTACAGCCGGGGGAAGTTCACTGGCCTGAACTGGAACAGCCGCCCCGGGATATCGAACGTATTGTACTATGGCTGAATCCGCAGTTCATTTCATCCCTGTCCATCTTTCTGCCCCAGACGCTGGGCACCTTTGGTGAAAACCTGCAGAAAGAGCAGCTGATCATTCCGGAGGAAAAAACCTACCAGGTGATCCTGGGCCTTTTGTATTCCCTGTTATATGAAAAGAACAGGGCGGATGCTGACAGTCCGTACCTGTGCCATCTGATCCTCTCACAGCTGCTGGTCTACCTGGGCAGGGCTATGAACGAGAGGGAAATGCCCCCGGAAAGACTGGGAGCAAGATACAGGGAGATCATGCTGGTTCATGAATATATCAACGCCCATTTTAAAGAGGAACTGACTGTCAATGATCTTGCGGAACATTTTTACATGGACAAAAACACATTGACGAGGCAGTTCAAACGGATCATCGGAATGACACCCGGGGATTATATCCGGCGGAAGCGGCTGGAAACCGCCCACGCGTTGATCCGTCAGGGCTACAGCGTACTGAATGCCGGTTATTCGAGCGGGTTCTCGGACTACAGTGCTTTTTACCGGGCATTCTGCCACCTGTACGGCCAGGCTCCCAGCACTTTTTCCAGCCAGACCAGAAAAAACAGGACGGCGGCGTACCGCAACGGAAAGTGAGGAATAAAAATGGAAACAAACCCGGAGATGATTACCATTCCGGTAAAACTGGATGAGAAAACCTTCAGACACTTTGCATATTTCGATATGTTTATCCTG of Aristaeella lactis contains these proteins:
- a CDS encoding TRAP transporter substrate-binding protein; the encoded protein is MKKLFGILLALALLLGCTAAFADPITLTYAEVNPVPATLEENAEKGSVVSDVAWAFKTKLEELSAGEIVVDLQGGGVLGSEKEVLANILGGDTSADIVRISAFALNQYGAKKSVFLTLPYVFGSEEHYWKFVKSDLAKEMLAEAKEVGQPWTGLAYGEEGYRHFFSKVDIKTIEDLKGLKIRVSDDPIMTGLLQGLGASFTPVSFGELYSALQTGVVDCAEQPITNYLSNSFQEVAPYMLRDGHTLGTIELIATDSCFDKLSDEQKAMVQEAADYAMAECEKSVMARQEDAYNKLIEMGCTVNEVEDKSVWQEATKAVLEANIAGMEEIYEAIMALQ
- a CDS encoding AraC family transcriptional regulator; this translates as MSRDDIEVYHYNDSATYHVPPHQHDFYELYCLLNGPFTFHVENNRYALKPGSLLLVQPGEVHWPELEQPPRDIERIVLWLNPQFISSLSIFLPQTLGTFGENLQKEQLIIPEEKTYQVILGLLYSLLYEKNRADADSPYLCHLILSQLLVYLGRAMNEREMPPERLGARYREIMLVHEYINAHFKEELTVNDLAEHFYMDKNTLTRQFKRIIGMTPGDYIRRKRLETAHALIRQGYSVLNAGYSSGFSDYSAFYRAFCHLYGQAPSTFSSQTRKNRTAAYRNGK